Genomic window (Candidatus Bathyarchaeia archaeon):
CTGTAATGTTGAACAAGGGAGAACTGTGGGAGAAACAGGTGGCGATAACCTTCAATAAGGCTGGGAATTTCTATCTAGTATTTGAGCTTTGGACGTATAATGAGAAAACGGGTGATTTTGAATTCTCTAACAATTTCTGCGTGCTCAGCCTGAAGGTTGTAGGAGTTTAACCTCCCTTTCTAAAGCTTTTTGGGAGTATTCGGCTTCAATTTGACTTCTGTAGATGTTGTTGTAGGCGCAGAAGGGAATTATCCTCAAATCTGGTGTGACATAGTGGATTACGCATCTTTTAACGCGGTCTATGTCAAAGTTATACCTGTCCATGAAGGCCATACATCCCAGCAGAAATATTCTCCGCCTAATTTTTCCAAGCGACCGGTAAGTTGGAGACACGTGAACCCTCAAAACTGTTTTGAAGAAGGTGAGTATGCCCACCTCCCTTTGAACAATAGTCCAATTAAGGGATTTTAATGCTGCAAGAAACAGCGTCAACAATATTTGGGTTTTCCCTTTCGAATCAACCGATTCGGACAGTTTGAGCATTGCATTAAAGAATTTTTCAAAATTAAAAAGCTTGTTTAAGGGTATCAGGCTCCCATTTTTTGAAACGTATATCCAATTTACAATTCCACAATGTGGACTGCATGAGAAGAAAGGCCAAGGTTTTTTCATAAACTTTCTCATGACGATTATTGGGGGAGTCATTATTGGCACTGGAAAGAGATCCTCGGCTTTTATCTCGCCGAAAGTTTGTCTTTCAACCTCCTCTGCAAAAGCGTGGTCTACCCACTCGTCCATAAGTTTGCCGTTTGATGCTTTCCCAGTGAATGCTATGGGCTGAAATACGACGCCCCTCACAATATGGGAATTTTGGGCGGCAAATCTTATGATGTCTCCTATTTCGTTGTTGTTCACACCCTTTATCAATGTCGGGACTAGTATAACTTCGATGTCATATTTTTGGCATAACTCGATGACCTTAAGTTTCTCCCCTAAGAGACTTTTGCCTCTCAACTTCTGGTAAACTTCGTCTTTAAGACTATCAAACTGCAAATAAACAATGTTTAATCCACTTTTCTTCAGTTCAGCCACGAGGTCTGGCTCTTTTGCCATTCTTAACCCATTGGTGGCTAGAATTGTTAGAAAACCACGTTTATGGGCAAAACGTATGATCTCAGCTAGGTCATCCCTTAATAGAGGCTCTCCTCCCGAAAAAAGCACCGCAGGAGGCTTTGGATCAAGGTTGCTTAGAAACTCAAGCATTTTGAAAACTTCGTCTCTGCTAGGTTCGTATTCAACTCTGCATTCCGGGAAACTCGCAAAACATATAGAGCAGTCCAAGTCGCACCTTTTTGTCAAATCGATAACCGCAATCACGGTTCTTGACAGGTGGTTCTCGCAAAGTCCACATGAAAAAGGGCAATCGCCATCCGTTTTTGGGTCAGCGTTTTTCAAATAATGCTTGAAGAAGTCGAACTTCTCAACATAGTTGAAAATTTTCGCACTTTGCCAATGGGGAACAGTGAATGAGCCATGATTCCTACATTTTTTCTGTATTAAAATTTTGTCCCTTTCTTGATGGATCTTCGCCTCGACTTTCTTGAGGCATTCTGGACATATGCTTTTCGTTTTTCTCATAGAATTACCTCAAGTATGAGAGCTAGCGGCAAAAAACTCATTGACATGGTTAAAATCCTCTCATTTCGCCTGATATCCCCTTCTGAAAGGGTTTTCTTTAAAAGGCGTATTGAACCATAAACGAGGATTAGGCACCAAACCAGCATAAGGGCCAGGTATTTTTCGCTAAAAACATGGAGGCTATAAGGAAGAAAT
Coding sequences:
- a CDS encoding radical SAM protein, which gives rise to MRKTKSICPECLKKVEAKIHQERDKILIQKKCRNHGSFTVPHWQSAKIFNYVEKFDFFKHYLKNADPKTDGDCPFSCGLCENHLSRTVIAVIDLTKRCDLDCSICFASFPECRVEYEPSRDEVFKMLEFLSNLDPKPPAVLFSGGEPLLRDDLAEIIRFAHKRGFLTILATNGLRMAKEPDLVAELKKSGLNIVYLQFDSLKDEVYQKLRGKSLLGEKLKVIELCQKYDIEVILVPTLIKGVNNNEIGDIIRFAAQNSHIVRGVVFQPIAFTGKASNGKLMDEWVDHAFAEEVERQTFGEIKAEDLFPVPIMTPPIIVMRKFMKKPWPFFSCSPHCGIVNWIYVSKNGSLIPLNKLFNFEKFFNAMLKLSESVDSKGKTQILLTLFLAALKSLNWTIVQREVGILTFFKTVLRVHVSPTYRSLGKIRRRIFLLGCMAFMDRYNFDIDRVKRCVIHYVTPDLRIIPFCAYNNIYRSQIEAEYSQKALEREVKLLQPSG